The Enterococcus rotai genome includes a window with the following:
- the parC gene encoding DNA topoisomerase IV subunit A → MEKRQDIQELTLEEVMGDRFGRYSKYIIQERALPDIRDGLKPVQRRILFSMNKDGNTFEKSFRKSAKSVGNIMGNYHPHGDSSIYEAMVRLSQDWKLREVLIEMHGNNGSMDGDPPAAMRYTEARLSELSGELLKDIEKETVDFVWNFDDTEKEPTVLPAKYPNLLVNGSTGISAGYATEIPTHNLAEIIDGTIYLIDHPNAPLDKLMEFIPGPDFPTGGILQGKEEIKKAYETGRGKVILRSKTRIEPLKGGKQQIVVTEIPYEVNKATLVKKMDEVRLNKKIDGIAEVRDESDRTGLQIAIELKKDTNAEGILNYLFKNTELQINYNFNMVAIDNMTPQQVGLKRILDSYIAHRKQVITNRSQYELNKAKKRQHIVAGLIKALSILDKVIETIRGSKDKKDAKMNLVKAYAFTEEQAEAIVTLQLYRLTNTDITQLEKEAEELNQLVTELTKILSDEKELFNVMKKELREVKKQYGNPRLTQIEDEIQEIKIDTKVLVAQEDVIVTVTHEGYIKRSSLRSYSASKPEEVGMKEGDFLLYTGEVNTLDHILLITNKANVIYRPIHELPDLRWKEIGEHISQAILNLSIDESIIAVYTYKELSPTKTFVFMTKEGMIKQTKMTDFEPWRTYKSRPTNCMKLKSESDEIVNVFLTNEQKTLDVFLVSHRGFGLRYPLDEVPIVGAKAAGVKAMNLKEQDYVVNGLLVHEDGDTPIVILTQRGSIKRMLAQELPQLGRAKRGLMVLRELKKNPHRVTFMSESSPLELLVTTQNGKQYNLNSEKYPINDRTSNGSFMLDEKQDGEILEVHEMHTAELEPKTEETSN, encoded by the coding sequence TTGGAAAAACGCCAAGATATTCAAGAATTAACGCTTGAAGAAGTAATGGGCGATCGTTTTGGAAGATATTCCAAATATATCATTCAAGAACGGGCCCTACCTGATATTCGTGATGGGTTAAAACCTGTCCAACGTAGAATTTTATTTTCCATGAATAAAGATGGTAATACCTTTGAAAAAAGCTTTAGAAAATCTGCAAAATCTGTCGGAAATATCATGGGGAATTACCATCCCCATGGTGACAGTAGTATTTATGAAGCGATGGTTCGATTGAGTCAAGATTGGAAGCTTCGTGAAGTTTTAATTGAAATGCACGGAAATAACGGAAGTATGGACGGTGATCCGCCAGCTGCGATGCGTTATACCGAAGCGCGTTTGTCTGAGTTGAGTGGTGAACTTTTAAAAGATATCGAAAAAGAAACAGTCGATTTCGTTTGGAACTTTGATGATACAGAAAAAGAACCCACTGTTTTACCTGCTAAATATCCCAATTTACTCGTGAATGGTTCAACAGGGATCTCGGCAGGTTATGCTACAGAAATTCCTACTCACAATTTAGCGGAAATTATCGATGGTACGATCTATTTAATCGATCATCCAAATGCACCGTTGGATAAACTGATGGAATTTATTCCAGGACCAGATTTCCCGACAGGCGGGATTTTACAAGGGAAAGAAGAAATTAAAAAAGCTTATGAAACAGGTCGCGGAAAAGTAATTCTTCGTTCTAAAACAAGAATCGAGCCTTTAAAAGGCGGCAAGCAACAAATCGTCGTAACTGAAATTCCTTATGAAGTCAATAAAGCAACATTAGTGAAAAAAATGGACGAAGTTCGCTTAAACAAAAAAATCGATGGGATTGCCGAAGTACGTGACGAAAGTGACCGTACTGGGCTACAAATCGCGATTGAATTGAAAAAAGACACAAATGCTGAAGGTATTTTGAATTACCTTTTCAAAAATACAGAGCTACAAATAAACTATAATTTCAATATGGTTGCGATTGATAATATGACTCCGCAACAAGTTGGCTTAAAACGTATCTTAGATAGCTATATCGCACACCGTAAACAAGTCATAACGAATCGTAGTCAATATGAATTGAACAAAGCGAAAAAACGTCAGCATATAGTAGCAGGATTGATCAAAGCTTTATCGATCCTAGACAAAGTAATTGAAACGATCCGCGGTAGTAAAGACAAAAAAGATGCGAAGATGAATTTAGTAAAAGCTTATGCCTTTACTGAAGAGCAAGCAGAAGCAATTGTTACATTGCAATTATACCGTTTAACGAACACAGACATCACGCAGCTTGAAAAAGAAGCGGAAGAATTAAATCAGTTAGTAACAGAGTTGACCAAAATTCTAAGTGATGAAAAAGAGTTATTCAATGTCATGAAAAAAGAATTACGTGAGGTTAAAAAACAATACGGTAATCCACGTCTAACGCAAATCGAAGATGAGATCCAAGAAATCAAAATCGATACTAAAGTGTTAGTGGCTCAAGAAGACGTCATTGTAACGGTTACCCACGAAGGCTATATCAAACGTAGCAGTTTACGATCGTATAGTGCTTCCAAACCAGAAGAAGTCGGAATGAAAGAAGGGGACTTCCTTCTTTACACTGGCGAAGTGAATACATTAGACCATATTTTGTTGATCACGAATAAAGCGAATGTGATTTATCGTCCAATTCATGAGTTACCTGATCTAAGATGGAAGGAAATTGGGGAACATATATCTCAGGCTATCTTAAATCTATCCATTGATGAATCGATTATTGCAGTTTATACCTATAAAGAACTTTCACCAACGAAAACATTCGTTTTCATGACGAAAGAAGGTATGATCAAACAAACTAAAATGACCGATTTTGAACCTTGGAGAACCTATAAGAGTCGTCCAACAAACTGTATGAAATTAAAATCCGAATCAGATGAGATCGTCAATGTCTTTTTAACAAACGAACAAAAAACGTTAGACGTGTTCTTGGTTAGCCATCGAGGTTTCGGGCTACGCTATCCTTTGGATGAAGTACCAATCGTCGGTGCTAAAGCAGCCGGTGTGAAAGCGATGAACTTAAAAGAACAAGATTATGTTGTCAACGGCTTACTTGTTCATGAAGACGGTGATACACCGATCGTGATCTTGACCCAACGAGGCAGCATCAAACGAATGTTAGCACAAGAATTGCCACAATTAGGACGAGCAAAACGTGGTTTGATGGTTCTTAGAGAATTGAAGAAAAATCCTCATCGCGTAACATTTATGTCCGAGAGTAGCCCCTTAGAATTACTTGTTACAACGCAAAATGGTAAACAATACAATCTTAATTCTGAAAAATATCCAATCAATGACCGAACATCTAATGGATCATTTATGTTAGATGAAAAGCAAGACGGTGAAATTTTAGAAGTCCATGAAATGCATACCGCAGAATTAGAACCAAAAACAGAAGAAACATCTAACTAA